The following is a genomic window from Terriglobales bacterium.
GGCAACCGCGTGCGCCGGTTGCTCCAGTTCCCACAAGTATTCGGACAAGCCTGCGACCGTGGCCGAGGGATTGAAAACAATCTCCGCTCCGTTCAGGCCGAGAATTCGCGCTCCCTCGGGAAAGTGGCGGTCATAGCAGATGTACACCCCGACTTTGGCGAAGCGGGTTTCAAACACTGGATAGCCGAGATCACCCGGCGTGAAGTAAAACTTCTCCCAAAAACCAGGGTGGCAGTGCGGAATATGATTTTTGCGGTACTTACCCAGGTACGATCCATCGGCATCGATCACCGCCGCCGTGTTGTAATAAAGCCCGGTCATCTCTTCTTCGTAAACTGGCAGGACTATCACCATGCGATGCTTTGCGGCGATTTTCTGAAATTGTTTGGTAGTCGGCCCTTCCGGCACCCGCTCCGTTAGCGCATACCAGCGGGAGTCCTGCTCGGCACAGAAATACGGTCCGTAAAAAAGTTCCTGCAGACAAAGAATCTGGACCTTCTTCTTCGCGGCCTGCTCGATCATCTTCACGTGCTTGTCGATCATCGCCTTCTTGATTTCCGGCAATGAGCGATTGGTAGCAAGCGCGTTCTTGGCCTGTATCAGGCCGCAACGGACCATTCGTGCCATCGGACCTCCAGGAATCTCTCGCGGAAGCTTCTATTCCGGCCAGCGGGAAGTAACCACCTTGCTTTCCGTATAAAAGCGGACCGCATCCTTGCCCAGTGCATGCGCATCCCCGAAGAAGGAATTCTTCCAGCCGGAGAACGGGAAAAAGGCTACTGGTGCAGGCACGCCCAGGTTTACGCCCACCATGCCGGTCTGCACGCCCGCCGCAAAGCGGCGCGCCGCTTCGCCCGAGCGCGTGTAGATGGACGCGGCATTTCCGTGCTCCGAACGGTTTACCACGTCCAACGCCTCGTTCAGATCGCGGGCCCGTATCACGGACAAAACAGGTCCGAAGATTTCCTCGCGTGCAATTCGCATGTCTGGCTTAACAGCATCAAAAATGCTCGCACCCAGAAAATATCCGTCGTCACGAGTCACAGCGTCCTTACGGCCATCGCGCACGAGCTTCGCGCCTTCCTTCTCGCCAATGTCGATGTACTTGAGGATTCGCTCC
Proteins encoded in this region:
- a CDS encoding nitrilase-related carbon-nitrogen hydrolase, which produces MARMVRCGLIQAKNALATNRSLPEIKKAMIDKHVKMIEQAAKKKVQILCLQELFYGPYFCAEQDSRWYALTERVPEGPTTKQFQKIAAKHRMVIVLPVYEEEMTGLYYNTAAVIDADGSYLGKYRKNHIPHCHPGFWEKFYFTPGDLGYPVFETRFAKVGVYICYDRHFPEGARILGLNGAEIVFNPSATVAGLSEYLWELEQPAHAVANGYFVGAINRVGEEKPWSIGEFYGKSYFCNPRGKIIAQASREGDEVLVADLDLDMIEEVRRVWQFFRDRRPETYAPLTAQTGRAAAAD